The following DNA comes from Anopheles arabiensis isolate DONGOLA chromosome 3, AaraD3, whole genome shotgun sequence.
CGGGCGGACTGTGTGCCCACCTGTCGCTACTGCAAGACCGTCTGGAGTGCGGAGCATAATTGCACCTTTATAAAGAAATACTCCTACCTGATGCCGCACATCCTGGGCAATGATAAGTATTGCACGAAGTACGAGGATACCGGCACCGCCGTCCTCCTCCAGCCCGCCGGGGACGGTGCGAGCGGGTCGACCAACGGCACGGAAACGCCACCAAAGGGTTCACCCACCGTTAACGGTCCCTCGGTGGTGAATGGTGGTGCCGGGTCGAAGAAGACGAAGCGCgacaaaaatggtaaaaaaatacGCACCCCCTCCACGTCCGATCGGCGCTCCCATACGCCCAGTCTGAAGAGTGCGCCGAAGCGACGTGACAGTCGGAACCGCAAGCTGAGCAACGGATCGTTGGAAGCCGCCAAACCGGAGCGGGAGAAAAGCGGCGACCAGTCGCAAACCTCCATCTGCCTGTCCTCGTCGGATGAGGATGAGCTGGCTATCTCTTTTGCGAGGCGTGCAAGCGGTCACAGCATTAAGCGACGACGAATTTCATCCCGCGAAGATTGAAAAGTGTCATTTACTCGAACAAAAAACAGGGACGCGTGGAaagtgtatatttttttatattcttaAACCAGGTTATGTTGTATTTTTGCACTTTTGGTATGAACAAAAGTAATAAAACGGAGTCTTAAAATTACGCTGGTAATTAATGATCGCTCGTTCGcacgctctcgctctccctctctactTCTCGAGTGGTGCGTAGTTGAGCAGTTTTTCGATCAGATCGACGTGACCgagcagcatccgtcggcagcAGTACCGTTTCAGGCCGAGCGCATCGAGGGCATCACTGCGGGGAAAGGGATTTTATAAAGATTCCACTATGAAAGAAGTCCTTTAGAAGTGCGTCCTTTAGAAGTTGCTTACCCTTCGGTATATTCGGCCTGGAGCAATCCAAGGTATGCTTCCCACTTGTTGCCAATAACCTTGCCGCAGGTGAAACACCGTACCGGGATAATCATTGTGCGGGATTTTGTACTTGGACGTGTACTGGAGAAGGAGAAAGCAAAGGAATCAAATTTTCACACGTTTTGCACTCTTTTTACAATGCGTAAAATCGCGCTTCTTCGCTCGTCGAAAGGAAGCGTGCGGAACACGCTCGTGAGGAGGTAAACAAATCGCAGTGGCTGCcgtttttgacagctcgcttTTTGGCAGCGGCAACGGTCAGTGTTGCCAGATTGAGCGCAATTTCGGGATGGCGCGCCCAATCGTAAATTCGATCTAAAATGACGGGTAGACTAAAAAACGTTAGTTTTAGATGTCTTTTAACCATttttacagtggagcgccgtttatccttTTATCCCGCTGTTCGTTCAAcagtttatttacaaaaatgtttatcagagcacattgtcataacaaaaaacgcgAAAAATTATGgcacatttcaaatattctcatggGAAAAAACACGAAGT
Coding sequences within:
- the LOC120904697 gene encoding DNA-directed RNA polymerases I, II, and III subunit RPABC5, which produces MIIPVRCFTCGKVIGNKWEAYLGLLQAEYTEGDALDALGLKRYCCRRMLLGHVDLIEKLLNYAPLEK